From Sporosarcina sp. Te-1, the proteins below share one genomic window:
- a CDS encoding metal-sensitive transcriptional regulator, with protein sequence MEYDDKIKNRLRRIEGQIKGILRMMEEEQNCKEVITQLSASRTAIDRTIGVIVSSNLIECIQNKDENDHRTQEEIVKEAVDLLVKSR encoded by the coding sequence GTGGAGTATGATGATAAAATCAAAAACAGATTGCGACGGATTGAAGGCCAGATTAAAGGCATTCTGCGGATGATGGAAGAAGAGCAGAACTGTAAAGAAGTCATTACCCAATTGTCGGCTTCCCGGACGGCCATCGATCGGACAATCGGTGTTATTGTCAGTTCGAATCTCATCGAATGTATACAAAATAAAGATGAAAATGATCACCGGACACAAGAGGAAATCGTCAAAGAGGCAGTCGATCTGCTAGTGAAGAGTCGGTAA
- a CDS encoding DsrE/DsrF/DrsH-like family protein: MNLSETKKTTIVLFSGDYDKAMAAYIIANGAAAYDHEVTIFHTFWGLNALRKEEPVAVKKGFLENMFSKMMPRGADKMGLSKMNFAGIGPKMIKQVMTKHNAMTLPQLIELAQEQDIKLVACTMTMDLLGLKQEELLDGIDYAGVAAYLADAQDGNVNLFI, encoded by the coding sequence ATGAACTTGTCAGAAACGAAGAAGACGACCATTGTTTTATTCAGTGGCGATTACGATAAAGCGATGGCTGCCTATATTATTGCAAATGGAGCGGCAGCCTACGATCATGAGGTGACGATATTCCATACGTTTTGGGGCTTGAATGCTCTGCGCAAAGAGGAGCCTGTCGCTGTCAAAAAGGGTTTTCTTGAGAATATGTTCTCTAAAATGATGCCGCGCGGTGCTGATAAAATGGGACTTTCCAAAATGAATTTCGCCGGCATTGGACCAAAGATGATCAAACAGGTGATGACGAAGCATAATGCTATGACGCTGCCTCAGTTAATCGAACTGGCTCAAGAACAGGACATTAAACTTGTCGCATGTACGATGACGATGGATTTGCTTGGGCTTAAGCAGGAAGAACTGCTGGACGGCATTGATTATGCGGGTGTTGCCGCCTATTTGGCGGATGCCCAAGATGGAAACGTGAATTTATTCATATAA
- a CDS encoding rhodanese-like domain-containing protein: MKEITAAEVKDALPTKHIIDVREVDEVAGGKIPGAIHIPLGLLEFRMHELDKNKVYTMVCRSGGRSGKAAQLLESHGYTVFNMVGGMLAWDRPIE; encoded by the coding sequence ATGAAGGAAATTACAGCAGCAGAAGTGAAAGATGCCTTGCCTACGAAACATATTATCGATGTGCGGGAAGTAGACGAGGTGGCGGGAGGCAAAATTCCAGGTGCGATCCATATTCCGCTTGGACTGTTGGAATTCCGGATGCATGAGTTAGATAAAAACAAGGTATACACAATGGTCTGCCGGTCTGGCGGCCGCAGTGGCAAAGCAGCACAGCTATTGGAGAGCCATGGTTACACAGTATTCAATATGGTCGGGGGAATGCTTGCGTGGGACAGACCAATCGAATAA
- a CDS encoding YeiH family protein produces MNGQSNQKAGLWIAGIAFTFFIAFLGFLLAKVPGFDHIGQLASAIIIAVAYRQFFGYPEMLRPGITFSSKKLLRLAIILYGLKLNIDVVFRDGLGLLVRDAVIIAFAIGMTVLLAKWLKADKNISLLLGVGTGVCGAAAIAAVAPILKTKDEDTAIGVGIIAMMGTVFAIGYTILRPILPLIPTDYGIWSGMSLHELAHVAIAAAPAGEDALAIALLAKLGRVFLLVPLCFIFIYFMKRKSKGNPEEEQGKIEFPWFLVGFILLSLFGSYVLGHSIPVSDSVMAGISTITTWLLTAAMVGLGLNVSLRDLRERAMKPLLAMTITSIALSILAYLII; encoded by the coding sequence ATGAACGGACAATCAAATCAAAAAGCAGGTCTTTGGATTGCGGGGATCGCTTTTACTTTCTTTATTGCATTTTTAGGATTCTTATTAGCTAAGGTGCCGGGATTCGATCATATTGGACAATTGGCGAGCGCTATTATCATTGCTGTCGCCTACCGACAGTTTTTCGGTTATCCAGAAATGCTGCGGCCGGGTATTACATTTTCTTCAAAAAAGCTCTTGCGGCTTGCGATCATTTTGTACGGGTTGAAATTAAACATTGATGTCGTCTTCCGGGACGGGCTCGGCTTGCTCGTGCGAGATGCAGTTATTATTGCATTTGCCATTGGAATGACGGTCCTCCTGGCAAAATGGTTGAAGGCGGATAAAAACATATCCCTTCTATTAGGGGTAGGTACCGGGGTATGCGGAGCGGCTGCGATTGCTGCCGTTGCACCGATCTTGAAGACGAAAGATGAAGATACAGCGATTGGTGTAGGGATCATCGCCATGATGGGGACGGTCTTTGCGATCGGATATACGATTCTACGGCCGATTTTGCCGCTCATTCCGACAGACTATGGAATTTGGTCCGGCATGAGTCTGCACGAACTTGCCCATGTTGCCATCGCGGCAGCGCCAGCAGGGGAAGATGCACTTGCCATTGCGTTACTTGCGAAACTCGGAAGGGTATTTCTACTCGTCCCTCTTTGCTTCATCTTCATTTATTTCATGAAGCGTAAAAGCAAAGGAAATCCGGAAGAAGAACAAGGCAAGATTGAGTTCCCATGGTTTTTGGTCGGTTTCATCTTGCTCAGCTTGTTCGGAAGCTATGTACTTGGCCATTCCATTCCCGTCTCAGATAGCGTGATGGCTGGAATCAGTACGATTACCACTTGGCTATTGACCGCTGCGATGGTCGGGCTTGGATTGAATGTCAGCTTGCGGGATCTGCGTGAACGTGCCATGAAACCGTTGCTGGCAATGACGATTACATCAATTGCTCTATCCATTTTGGCTTATCTGATCATTTAA
- a CDS encoding lysoplasmalogenase, whose amino-acid sequence MRKFFLASITLTGLTYLFFGPDEIVDVKIAMKLLPMALILIYGMATPSLVSTSYKRLILAGLLICMIADGVIYWFMAGLATFFIGHIFYIAAFRQASRKSVPLWAAIPLVAYGLLMAAWIAGPQYSAGQTLLGTAIIAYIAVILLMGWMAIRTRLPFAIIGALLFICSDSFLAIDRFVTALPYRDAWVMVTYYAAQVFIASSIENRFVKYSVNPNNLIR is encoded by the coding sequence ATGCGCAAATTTTTTCTTGCCTCTATCACATTAACCGGACTTACTTATCTTTTTTTCGGTCCGGATGAAATTGTCGATGTAAAGATTGCCATGAAGCTTCTGCCTATGGCACTCATCCTCATTTATGGAATGGCAACGCCCTCCCTTGTATCCACCTCATATAAGCGGCTTATTTTAGCCGGCTTATTGATCTGCATGATTGCGGACGGAGTCATTTATTGGTTCATGGCGGGACTTGCAACATTTTTCATTGGCCATATTTTCTACATTGCCGCATTTCGCCAAGCAAGCCGGAAATCTGTGCCTCTTTGGGCTGCAATTCCTCTTGTCGCCTATGGACTTTTGATGGCAGCTTGGATTGCGGGTCCTCAATATTCGGCAGGGCAAACTTTGTTAGGCACTGCGATTATCGCCTATATTGCTGTCATTTTATTGATGGGCTGGATGGCTATACGGACTCGGTTACCCTTTGCCATTATAGGGGCGCTACTCTTCATCTGTTCGGATTCCTTTTTGGCGATTGACCGTTTTGTAACAGCGCTCCCTTATCGCGATGCCTGGGTTATGGTCACCTATTATGCCGCTCAGGTCTTCATCGCCTCGAGCATCGAGAACCGCTTCGTGAAGTATTCCGTAAATCCAAACAATCTGATAAGATGA
- a CDS encoding multidrug resistance efflux transporter family protein, whose amino-acid sequence MKAIWLGILSSLFFAVTFVLNRSMEMSGGSWLWSASLRYFFMVPFLIAIVAWRGGLRDMKDAMAARPAPFFIWSVVAFVLFYAPLTFSAAYSPGWLLAGTWQLTIVAGVLLAPFFVIVVKTSAGEKKVRQQIPLISLGISLIIFAGVVLIQIPNAKSVELQTLLLGILPVIIAAFAYPLGNRKMMDLLQGRLDTFQRVLAMTLMTLPVWALFAVYALMTVGLPSMSQVVQSLIVAVSSGVIATTLFFMATDLVQGDQGKLAAVEATQSTELIFAMIGEIIILHIALPGALSLVGIGVIIIGMALHSYQTAVAGKKRLRASNA is encoded by the coding sequence ATGAAAGCGATTTGGCTTGGAATCCTCTCATCCCTCTTTTTTGCGGTGACGTTCGTCTTGAATCGGTCGATGGAAATGTCAGGGGGAAGCTGGCTGTGGAGCGCTTCCCTCCGCTATTTTTTCATGGTGCCGTTTTTAATCGCAATCGTTGCGTGGCGCGGTGGACTTCGTGATATGAAGGACGCCATGGCCGCTCGACCTGCGCCTTTTTTTATATGGAGCGTGGTGGCGTTCGTCCTGTTTTATGCACCGCTCACTTTTTCGGCCGCTTACAGCCCGGGTTGGCTGCTGGCCGGCACGTGGCAATTGACGATTGTTGCGGGCGTGCTGCTTGCTCCGTTCTTTGTAATTGTCGTCAAGACGTCTGCTGGTGAGAAAAAGGTGAGACAGCAAATCCCATTGATTTCCCTCGGCATCTCGCTGATCATCTTTGCAGGTGTTGTACTGATTCAGATTCCGAATGCCAAAAGTGTGGAATTGCAAACGCTGCTCCTCGGCATTCTACCGGTCATCATTGCGGCTTTCGCCTACCCGCTCGGCAACCGGAAGATGATGGATTTATTGCAAGGCCGACTGGATACATTTCAACGGGTTCTCGCCATGACACTGATGACGCTTCCTGTATGGGCACTGTTTGCGGTCTATGCCCTTATGACCGTCGGATTACCATCCATGAGTCAAGTAGTTCAGTCATTGATTGTTGCCGTCAGCTCGGGTGTCATCGCTACGACTTTATTCTTTATGGCAACGGACTTGGTGCAAGGCGACCAAGGAAAACTGGCTGCCGTAGAAGCCACCCAATCGACAGAACTGATCTTTGCGATGATCGGAGAAATCATTATTTTACATATCGCCTTGCCTGGTGCGCTCTCGCTTGTAGGCATCGGGGTCATCATTATTGGGATGGCGCTCCATAGCTATCAAACGGCCGTAGCCGGAAAGAAGAGATTGCGGGCAAGTAACGCATAA
- a CDS encoding S66 peptidase family protein, which produces MRIPEKLKHGDEIRIIAPSRSAGILSEEGIQKAKKRLERLGLTVTFGRHVFEKDLQNSASIQQRIEDLHKAFSDKQVKGIVTVIGGFNSNELLPYIDYELIKQNPKIFCGYSDITAIATAITAQTDMVTYSGPHFSSFQMTKGQEYQTHFFTQCLMQDTPFELKPSEQWSDDAWYLDQENRRFEETAWKTYHAGAASGTLWGGNLCTLNLLQGTAYMPKLDNTVLFVEDDEMTIPETFARDLTSLLQNVTSIKALVIGRFQRASRITEEQLLFILDKHPMLKEVPVLYDVDFGHTQPMFTFPIGGEVLVDASEGLIKLLRF; this is translated from the coding sequence TTGCGTATACCAGAAAAGTTAAAACACGGTGACGAAATACGGATTATTGCGCCGAGCCGCAGTGCAGGCATTTTATCTGAGGAAGGCATTCAAAAGGCAAAGAAGCGGCTGGAGCGTTTAGGTTTAACCGTCACTTTTGGCCGCCATGTCTTTGAGAAAGATCTTCAAAACTCTGCAAGCATTCAACAACGAATTGAAGACTTGCATAAAGCTTTTAGCGATAAACAGGTAAAAGGAATTGTAACCGTCATCGGCGGATTTAATTCCAATGAACTTCTGCCGTATATTGATTATGAATTAATAAAACAGAACCCTAAAATATTTTGTGGCTACAGCGATATTACAGCAATTGCTACTGCCATAACGGCCCAAACTGACATGGTTACCTACTCTGGACCTCATTTCTCCAGTTTCCAAATGACGAAAGGTCAGGAATACCAAACCCATTTCTTTACACAATGCCTGATGCAAGATACACCGTTTGAGCTAAAACCGTCTGAACAATGGAGCGACGACGCTTGGTATTTGGATCAGGAAAATCGGCGCTTTGAAGAAACTGCTTGGAAAACGTATCATGCAGGAGCAGCTAGCGGTACACTTTGGGGCGGTAATTTATGCACGCTTAACTTGCTTCAAGGGACTGCGTATATGCCAAAACTTGATAATACCGTTCTCTTTGTTGAGGATGATGAGATGACAATCCCAGAGACTTTTGCAAGGGATTTAACATCTTTATTGCAAAATGTTACGTCCATTAAAGCCCTTGTGATTGGGAGGTTTCAACGAGCATCAAGGATCACGGAGGAGCAATTATTGTTCATTCTTGATAAGCATCCGATGTTAAAGGAAGTCCCTGTACTGTACGATGTGGATTTTGGCCACACTCAGCCGATGTTCACGTTCCCGATTGGCGGTGAAGTGCTGGTGGATGCTTCTGAGGGGTTAATAAAACTTTTGAGGTTTTAA
- a CDS encoding DUF2187 family protein — protein sequence MAFPRKEKDISDFVAARHIDEEISFIRNDFEVNGTIHKILENSVIVKISEEDAERIGAASDLTVVSHKNYSVC from the coding sequence TTGGCATTTCCACGCAAGGAAAAAGACATTTCAGATTTTGTCGCAGCTCGTCATATCGACGAAGAGATTTCATTTATCCGTAATGATTTCGAGGTAAACGGAACGATTCACAAGATCCTTGAGAACTCTGTCATCGTGAAGATTTCGGAAGAGGATGCAGAACGGATTGGCGCAGCCTCAGATCTTACGGTTGTTTCACATAAGAACTATTCTGTCTGCTAA
- a CDS encoding LysR family transcriptional regulator encodes MDTQLQIFITVAEKQSFSRAAEIHHMTQPAVSQYIRSLEEEIGVRLLERTNKYVRLNTAGDIVYHHAKEIMALYGKMQHLVDDLTNKASGTLAIGASYTFGEYVLPHILADLKARYPAIIPTVTIGNTSTIAQLVARHKLDVGIVEGQFQETKLISEELAEDAMVVVCSPSSPLAKSQKETAPIDLKRLENEMWICRETGSGTREAMDTVFAKHGMSPASVMHFSSTQPIKESVEAGLGISLLSYWSIQKELKHGELCVLHIKGLPYVRTFSVVTGTPFQTKALEVFIDLLRESKLLAPFGEENHGCIDS; translated from the coding sequence ATGGATACGCAATTACAGATTTTCATTACCGTAGCCGAGAAACAGAGCTTCTCGCGCGCCGCGGAAATACACCATATGACGCAGCCTGCCGTGAGCCAATATATCCGCTCATTGGAGGAAGAAATCGGGGTCAGACTGCTCGAACGGACAAACAAATATGTGCGTCTTAATACAGCGGGAGACATCGTCTATCATCACGCAAAGGAAATCATGGCGCTCTACGGAAAGATGCAGCATTTAGTCGACGATCTTACAAATAAAGCGAGCGGTACGTTAGCAATCGGAGCGAGCTATACATTCGGTGAATATGTCCTGCCCCATATTCTTGCAGATTTGAAAGCGCGCTACCCTGCTATCATACCCACCGTCACAATTGGCAATACATCTACCATCGCTCAACTTGTCGCACGGCATAAACTCGATGTCGGCATCGTGGAAGGACAGTTTCAGGAAACTAAATTGATTTCCGAAGAGCTGGCGGAAGATGCAATGGTTGTCGTCTGCTCCCCTTCCAGCCCGCTTGCCAAATCACAGAAGGAGACGGCACCCATCGACTTGAAGCGTTTGGAAAATGAAATGTGGATTTGCCGGGAAACCGGCTCCGGAACTCGCGAAGCAATGGACACTGTTTTTGCAAAACACGGGATGAGTCCCGCCTCGGTCATGCACTTTAGCAGCACTCAGCCGATCAAAGAATCTGTCGAGGCCGGGCTCGGCATCAGCCTGCTCTCCTATTGGTCCATTCAAAAGGAATTAAAGCACGGGGAATTATGCGTCCTTCATATAAAAGGGCTGCCGTACGTCCGGACCTTCTCGGTCGTAACCGGCACCCCCTTTCAAACAAAAGCGCTTGAGGTGTTTATCGATTTGTTGCGGGAGAGTAAGCTGTTGGCTCCGTTTGGAGAGGAGAACCATGGATGTATCGATTCATAA
- a CDS encoding ABC transporter substrate-binding protein has protein sequence MLMLSCIWLLGACGKTEPAAPPATETKPPGESTVEAPSGDLAPLEKRTKVFIAEDGAASGAGFYIAKEKGYFEDYNIEVEFADFANSDDMLPALAAGEVDIAGGVSTASFFNAIAQGIDVRIIADKGHNVPGKSYFTFVIGNHMVDEIKEYSDFKGKKIAVSSRNSIDGYIYEEMLKHAGLTEDDVEYVHIADFVAMLGAIDSGTVDAALNIEPLITQGVEKGFHVRFGDATDYAPESQIAMVLASPKFMEDEELSLRFMLAYLKGLHDYNDAFFKDIEKEAIVDIMVKHTALKDPALWDKVYVTGLNPNGDMHVEDIKKQFESYKANGAILGDIDFNIAIDTSLADKATEIIGEYE, from the coding sequence ATGCTAATGCTAAGTTGTATATGGTTGCTTGGGGCGTGCGGCAAAACAGAGCCGGCCGCTCCGCCTGCAACCGAAACCAAACCGCCGGGAGAATCGACAGTTGAAGCGCCTTCTGGCGATCTGGCACCACTTGAAAAACGGACGAAGGTATTTATCGCCGAGGATGGTGCCGCATCGGGTGCTGGTTTTTATATAGCCAAAGAAAAAGGTTATTTTGAGGACTATAACATTGAAGTGGAATTTGCTGATTTCGCGAACAGCGATGATATGCTACCAGCCCTTGCTGCTGGAGAAGTAGATATAGCTGGCGGCGTTTCGACAGCGTCCTTCTTCAACGCCATCGCGCAAGGCATCGACGTTCGGATCATCGCGGATAAAGGCCATAACGTACCAGGCAAATCATATTTCACATTCGTCATCGGCAATCATATGGTCGATGAGATAAAGGAATATAGTGATTTCAAAGGGAAGAAGATTGCTGTTTCATCCCGCAATTCAATCGATGGCTATATTTATGAAGAAATGCTGAAGCATGCCGGTCTAACAGAAGATGATGTCGAATATGTCCATATCGCTGATTTCGTCGCTATGCTAGGTGCTATTGACTCAGGAACGGTTGACGCGGCACTTAACATTGAGCCGCTCATCACCCAAGGCGTCGAAAAAGGGTTCCACGTACGATTTGGCGACGCGACGGATTATGCACCAGAGTCACAAATTGCCATGGTGCTCGCTTCACCGAAATTCATGGAAGACGAGGAACTGTCACTTCGATTCATGCTTGCCTATCTGAAAGGATTGCATGATTACAATGATGCATTCTTCAAGGATATTGAAAAAGAAGCGATCGTCGATATCATGGTGAAACATACCGCTCTGAAAGATCCGGCACTGTGGGATAAAGTCTATGTCACAGGTCTAAATCCAAATGGAGATATGCATGTCGAGGATATTAAAAAGCAGTTTGAATCGTATAAAGCAAACGGCGCCATTCTAGGTGACATCGACTTTAACATCGCAATCGATACCTCTCTCGCGGATAAAGCGACGGAAATAATAGGTGAATACGAATAG
- a CDS encoding sulfurtransferase TusA family protein has protein sequence MIQTDRKLDAKGLACPMPVVKTKKAMQQLAPGHVLEVQATDKGSIADIKAWAQSVGHQYIGVHEEEGVITHYLRKTSSEETEEKRFPHVVSNEELQAVLAVEEDVQILDVRESAEYAFGHIPGALSAPLGALEELMRGLDQDASTYVICRTGNRSDMAAQKLADAGFSNVKNVVPGMSGWNGSIEKSRNE, from the coding sequence ATGATACAAACAGATAGGAAGTTAGATGCGAAAGGGCTTGCCTGCCCGATGCCTGTTGTAAAAACCAAAAAGGCTATGCAGCAGCTTGCTCCGGGACATGTGCTGGAAGTGCAGGCGACCGATAAAGGATCTATTGCGGATATTAAGGCGTGGGCACAGAGTGTAGGCCATCAGTATATTGGTGTTCACGAAGAAGAGGGAGTCATTACACACTATTTGCGAAAAACAAGCAGTGAGGAAACAGAGGAGAAACGCTTCCCACACGTAGTGTCGAATGAGGAATTGCAGGCAGTTCTGGCCGTGGAGGAGGATGTGCAAATCCTAGATGTTCGGGAAAGTGCAGAATACGCATTTGGCCATATTCCCGGTGCTCTATCTGCTCCATTGGGTGCATTGGAAGAGTTGATGCGCGGCTTGGATCAGGATGCAAGCACCTATGTCATCTGCCGTACAGGGAATCGGAGTGATATGGCCGCGCAAAAGTTGGCTGATGCCGGCTTCTCAAATGTGAAGAATGTCGTCCCGGGGATGAGCGGATGGAATGGATCTATTGAAAAATCAAGGAACGAATAA
- the pepT gene encoding peptidase T: protein MKEKLIERLTRYAKIDTQSDAESTTTPSTAGQWDLLHELEKELAAIGMEDITLDDNGYLFATLPANIDKDIPVIGFLAHVDTATDYTGKNVNPQLVHDYDGNDIQLNSNTVMRVETFPELKNYVGHTLMTTDGTTLLGADNKAGIAEIMTAMEYLIAHPEIQHGKLRVAFTPDEEIGRGPHKFDVAAFGAKYAYTMDGGPIGELQYESFNAAGAKVTFHGTNVHPGSAKDKMVNSILIANEFQAAMPADEIPQKTDGYEGFIHLMDVEGSVEKTTLSYIIRYFDREQFEARKQLMVDTAAKLKEKHGEEAVVLELDDQYYNMREKIEPVMEIVDIIGDAFKALDIEPNIVPVRGGTDGSQLSYMGMPTPNIFTGGENYHGKYEYISVDNMVKATEVIIEAVKLYEQRA from the coding sequence ATGAAAGAAAAATTGATCGAACGGTTAACCCGTTATGCAAAAATAGATACACAATCAGATGCAGAAAGCACAACGACGCCTTCTACTGCGGGGCAATGGGATTTGCTCCACGAGCTTGAAAAAGAGTTGGCTGCCATCGGGATGGAAGACATCACACTGGATGACAATGGCTATTTATTCGCCACACTTCCTGCCAATATCGACAAAGACATTCCAGTCATCGGCTTTTTGGCTCACGTCGACACAGCGACTGATTACACGGGGAAAAACGTCAATCCACAGCTTGTCCATGATTATGATGGTAACGATATTCAACTGAACAGCAATACAGTGATGCGGGTCGAGACGTTCCCTGAATTGAAAAATTACGTAGGGCATACGCTAATGACCACAGACGGAACAACGTTGCTTGGTGCGGACAATAAAGCCGGAATCGCAGAAATCATGACGGCTATGGAATATTTGATTGCCCATCCGGAGATCCAGCACGGCAAGCTCCGCGTCGCCTTCACACCAGATGAGGAAATCGGCCGCGGGCCACATAAATTTGACGTGGCAGCATTCGGTGCCAAATACGCCTATACAATGGACGGCGGTCCAATCGGTGAACTTCAATATGAAAGCTTTAATGCAGCAGGCGCAAAAGTGACATTCCACGGAACGAATGTCCACCCGGGATCAGCGAAGGATAAAATGGTCAATTCCATTTTGATTGCAAATGAATTCCAGGCAGCCATGCCTGCAGATGAAATTCCTCAAAAAACGGACGGCTATGAAGGGTTTATTCACCTAATGGATGTCGAAGGATCAGTCGAAAAGACGACATTAAGTTATATCATCCGGTATTTCGACCGTGAGCAATTCGAAGCACGGAAGCAATTGATGGTCGACACAGCAGCGAAATTGAAAGAGAAGCATGGTGAAGAAGCGGTCGTGTTGGAACTGGACGATCAATACTACAATATGCGGGAGAAAATTGAACCAGTCATGGAGATTGTCGATATTATTGGCGATGCATTCAAAGCACTTGATATTGAGCCGAACATTGTACCGGTACGTGGCGGAACGGATGGTTCCCAATTATCTTACATGGGCATGCCGACGCCGAACATTTTCACAGGCGGCGAAAATTACCATGGCAAGTATGAATACATCTCTGTCGACAACATGGTGAAAGCAACAGAAGTCATCATTGAGGCAGTGAAACTTTACGAACAACGGGCATAA
- a CDS encoding ABC transporter ATP-binding protein has translation MKGKIEIQHLTKAFYKKQGSVTALDDISLTIDEGEFVCIVGPSGCGKTTLLRILAGLEQPSVGDFTIATDRDDRPLQSMVFQERGVIPWLTVEENVAFGLKMRRLPKDLIEERTTYYLQKTGLARFSRLYPRELSGGMKQRVSIARAFANDPEILLMDEPFAALDEQNKFILQEELLSIWSETKKTVLFITHSIDEALLLSDRILLMSSQPGKIIKEIKVTTPRPRTIEDIRKDPDMAEQFIKVWQHLQKEVQQSREQNA, from the coding sequence ATGAAAGGGAAAATTGAGATACAGCATTTGACAAAGGCGTTCTATAAAAAACAGGGCAGTGTTACGGCGCTAGATGACATATCACTGACGATCGACGAAGGGGAGTTTGTTTGCATCGTCGGGCCGAGCGGTTGCGGAAAGACAACGCTGCTCCGTATTCTGGCAGGACTTGAACAGCCAAGTGTCGGGGATTTCACTATCGCAACCGATCGTGATGACCGTCCACTCCAATCGATGGTATTTCAGGAGCGGGGGGTCATCCCTTGGTTGACAGTTGAAGAAAATGTGGCGTTTGGCTTAAAAATGAGGCGACTTCCTAAGGATTTGATAGAAGAACGGACGACGTATTATTTGCAGAAAACAGGGCTCGCAAGATTCTCGAGGCTATACCCTAGGGAATTATCGGGAGGAATGAAGCAGCGGGTGAGCATTGCCCGGGCATTTGCAAATGATCCTGAAATCTTGCTGATGGATGAACCGTTTGCGGCGCTGGATGAGCAGAATAAGTTCATCTTACAGGAAGAACTATTGTCCATTTGGTCCGAGACAAAAAAAACCGTCCTATTCATCACCCATAGCATCGATGAAGCATTGCTGCTAAGCGACCGGATCCTTTTGATGAGCTCGCAGCCAGGCAAAATCATCAAAGAAATCAAAGTGACGACTCCACGACCAAGGACCATTGAAGACATCCGAAAAGATCCTGACATGGCGGAGCAATTCATTAAAGTATGGCAGCATCTTCAAAAGGAAGTCCAGCAATCAAGAGAACAAAACGCATGA
- a CDS encoding GyrI-like domain-containing protein produces MYSEKEVREVGELKLVGYRILCEGDQYIVEIPKASLRLQEMVADIPYVVNPSQQFGAFVVDSVPENDGYWICVEVKEFGDNPDDFVQLTIPPQRYAVVRYNGPNDKIREAYSDLHAWMEENQYTRRMDAWHVEKFHSWEDRENIDVELFDTIA; encoded by the coding sequence ATGTATAGTGAAAAGGAAGTAAGAGAAGTGGGAGAATTAAAATTGGTCGGCTATCGGATCTTATGCGAAGGAGATCAATACATAGTCGAAATACCGAAAGCATCGCTTCGGTTGCAGGAGATGGTGGCAGACATACCGTATGTCGTCAACCCGTCACAGCAGTTCGGGGCATTTGTTGTGGACAGTGTGCCAGAAAATGACGGGTATTGGATTTGTGTTGAAGTGAAGGAGTTTGGGGATAATCCGGACGATTTTGTCCAGTTGACGATTCCTCCTCAACGATACGCTGTCGTACGATACAACGGTCCAAACGACAAGATCAGGGAGGCTTACTCTGATTTACATGCATGGATGGAAGAAAACCAGTATACGAGGCGTATGGACGCTTGGCATGTGGAGAAGTTCCATAGCTGGGAAGACCGTGAGAATATTGATGTGGAGTTGTTTGATACGATTGCCTAA